The following coding sequences are from one Candidatus Brocadiaceae bacterium window:
- a CDS encoding HAMP domain-containing protein, translating into MTRGGGSISLRLSVGFVLVLAVFGVALLVTLYNFEKVTGTSEQIRIRQKVRRQVTEIGKLAQELLARQQEFLETPDMRWEKVTEYREVCRQIEDGLRSMTSRSQDEPEHGYIVELQRAADRLQAVFLDRIVVGKLRTSLGAMPDGALDQAQAETLEILAGVADLNERLAQAFEIRTLDAESQARMAWNISLSITKTIFPIALVMSLLIIYYTHRSIVRPVGALLDGTRALADGNLHTRIELTGSGEFLALAESFNRMARALETNQKELLDAERLAGVGRLAAGIAHEINNPIAVILGYTKMLMAALPDGTPEKEQVQAVDEEARQCKNIVDGLLDLSRPSDPSRGEVVCPNDVVAEVLNLVQALQLTETVHVEDSVLDRDLPLTIGRGRLRQLLLNIVRNGLEVLQGRPDARMKIEGYVRPRSKVRAERLKDASPDASSFLILIIADNGPGIAPTDLDRIFEPFFTTKADGMGLGLAIAASIVRSHGGFIDAQSRLGDGTTLALGLPVLEAAPGPRL; encoded by the coding sequence ATGACGCGGGGCGGCGGGTCGATCAGCCTGCGTCTGTCCGTGGGCTTCGTGCTCGTGCTGGCCGTCTTCGGCGTCGCGCTGCTGGTGACCCTGTACAACTTTGAGAAGGTGACCGGCACGAGCGAGCAGATCCGCATCCGGCAGAAGGTCCGCCGCCAGGTCACCGAGATCGGCAAACTCGCCCAGGAACTCCTGGCGCGCCAGCAGGAGTTCCTGGAGACGCCGGACATGCGCTGGGAGAAGGTGACCGAGTACCGCGAGGTCTGCCGCCAGATCGAGGACGGACTGCGTTCGATGACCTCCCGGTCGCAGGACGAACCGGAGCACGGCTACATCGTCGAACTCCAGCGGGCGGCCGACCGCCTGCAGGCCGTCTTCCTGGATCGGATCGTCGTCGGCAAGCTGCGCACCTCCCTGGGCGCCATGCCCGACGGCGCCCTCGACCAGGCCCAGGCCGAGACGCTCGAAATACTCGCCGGCGTCGCCGACCTGAACGAACGCCTGGCGCAGGCCTTCGAGATCCGCACGCTCGACGCCGAATCGCAGGCCCGCATGGCCTGGAACATCAGCCTGAGCATCACCAAGACCATCTTCCCCATCGCGCTCGTGATGAGCCTGCTGATCATCTACTACACCCATCGCTCGATCGTGCGGCCCGTCGGCGCCCTGCTGGACGGCACCCGGGCACTCGCCGACGGCAACCTGCACACGCGCATCGAGCTGACCGGCTCGGGCGAGTTCCTGGCCCTGGCCGAGAGCTTCAACCGGATGGCCCGCGCCCTCGAGACCAACCAGAAGGAACTGCTCGATGCCGAAAGGCTCGCCGGCGTCGGCCGCCTCGCCGCCGGCATCGCCCACGAGATCAACAACCCGATCGCCGTGATCCTGGGCTACACCAAGATGCTGATGGCCGCCCTCCCCGACGGCACCCCGGAGAAGGAACAGGTCCAGGCGGTGGACGAAGAAGCGCGCCAGTGCAAGAACATCGTCGACGGCCTGCTGGACCTCTCCCGGCCGTCCGATCCCTCCCGCGGCGAAGTCGTCTGCCCCAACGACGTCGTCGCAGAGGTGCTCAACCTGGTCCAGGCCCTCCAACTGACCGAAACCGTGCACGTCGAGGACAGCGTGCTGGACCGCGACCTGCCGCTGACGATCGGACGCGGCCGCCTGCGCCAGCTCCTGCTGAACATCGTCCGCAACGGACTCGAGGTCCTCCAGGGCCGGCCCGACGCCCGCATGAAGATCGAAGGCTACGTGCGCCCCCGCTCCAAGGTCCGCGCCGAACGCCTCAAAGACGCCTCCCCCGACGCCTCCTCGTTCCTGATCCTCATCATCGCCGACAACGGCCCCGGCATCGCCCCGACGGACCTGGACCGCATCTTCGAGCCGTTCTTCACCACCAAGGCCGACGGCATGGGGCTGGGCCTGGCCATCGCCGCGAGCATCGTGCGGTCGCACGGCGGGTTCATCGACGCGCAGTCGCGTCTCGGCGACGGAACGACCTTGGCCCTCGGCCTGCCCGTGCTGGAGGCCGCACCCGGCCCGAGGCTATAG
- a CDS encoding threonylcarbamoyl-AMP synthase: protein MAVKTERLDAEDREGIRRAAQLLREGAIVAFPTDTVYGLGVRADDAAAVAELARLKRRPEGKEFACLVPDAAAARAWGRFDEGADALVKAFWPGALTIVVPGRGGSGTIGLRCPDCRVTREMLALVGVPVAAPSANAPGAPPARNAEDLLAEFDGRIGAVLDGGAARIGLPSTVVRIAAGGLEVLREGAIRAEALAAVLGECGRL from the coding sequence GTGGCCGTGAAGACGGAACGCCTGGATGCTGAGGACCGGGAGGGTATTCGGCGCGCCGCGCAACTGCTGCGTGAGGGCGCGATCGTTGCGTTCCCCACGGACACCGTCTACGGGCTGGGCGTGCGGGCGGACGACGCCGCGGCCGTGGCGGAGCTGGCGCGGCTGAAGCGGCGGCCGGAGGGCAAGGAGTTCGCGTGCCTGGTGCCGGATGCGGCCGCCGCGCGGGCCTGGGGGCGGTTCGACGAGGGGGCCGACGCGCTGGTGAAGGCGTTCTGGCCGGGGGCGCTCACGATCGTGGTGCCGGGGCGCGGGGGATCGGGGACGATCGGCCTGCGGTGCCCGGACTGCAGGGTCACGCGGGAGATGCTGGCGCTGGTGGGCGTGCCGGTGGCGGCCCCGAGCGCGAACGCGCCGGGGGCGCCGCCGGCCCGGAACGCCGAGGACCTGCTGGCGGAGTTCGACGGCCGGATCGGGGCCGTGCTGGACGGCGGTGCGGCGCGCATCGGGCTCCCGTCCACGGTTGTGCGCATCGCGGCGGGGGGGTTGGAGGTGCTCCGCGAGGGGGCGATCCGGGCGGAGGCCCTGGCGGCGGTCCTGGGCGAGTGCGGGCGGCTATAG
- the amrB gene encoding AmmeMemoRadiSam system protein B, with amino-acid sequence MVRNWKDRCALVAGAAALGAVAVLAVRPHAQGAGEPREVRAAAAADGFYPGSPDRLRRTVETMLRDTPPETPENVRALEPRALLVPHAGYRYSGATAARAYRLLQGRERPDRVILLGPPHTERLEVPCSIAGFEAYETPLGRVPLDAAARRALTAHEVFGTTRRPHLREHALEVQLPFLQVLWPEPPPIVPILVGRLGPAQSRAAAAALAQIITERTLIVVSTDFTHYGARFGFAPFGTRPDEARKEQIRELDMGAVGRARALDAAGFLDYTAAEAPTVCGSDAVGVLLNLFARCEGCRPVFLQWANSGDVTGGYNDCVSYVAMAFYAPPGPLRLVPDAPPPGQEPAPLADDDRRALLHLARTAIDQAVRERRLRPPEPAAPSEALRRPGAAFVTLTRDGQLRGCIGHVEADGPLCDCVARMAVLAALRDPRFRPVAPDELDELRIEISVLTPLTRLRDVADLRVGRDGLVVERRPARGLLLPQVASEHGWDAREFLRQTCAKAGLPEDAWQDADVTIYRFQAEVFSEDQFEP; translated from the coding sequence ATGGTGCGGAACTGGAAGGACCGCTGCGCCCTGGTCGCCGGAGCGGCGGCGCTGGGCGCCGTGGCCGTCCTGGCCGTGCGGCCGCACGCCCAGGGGGCCGGCGAGCCGCGCGAGGTCCGGGCGGCGGCCGCCGCCGACGGCTTCTATCCCGGCTCGCCCGACCGGCTGCGGCGCACGGTCGAGACGATGCTCCGCGACACACCGCCCGAGACGCCCGAGAACGTCCGCGCCCTGGAACCCAGGGCCCTGCTCGTGCCCCACGCCGGCTACCGCTACAGCGGCGCCACGGCCGCCCGCGCCTACCGGCTCCTGCAGGGCCGCGAACGGCCGGACCGCGTCATCCTGCTGGGCCCCCCGCACACCGAGCGCCTGGAGGTCCCGTGCAGCATCGCCGGCTTCGAGGCCTACGAGACGCCGCTCGGCCGCGTGCCCTTGGACGCCGCAGCGCGCCGGGCGCTGACCGCGCACGAGGTCTTCGGCACCACCCGCCGCCCGCACCTGCGCGAGCATGCCCTGGAGGTGCAACTGCCCTTCCTGCAGGTCCTCTGGCCCGAGCCGCCGCCGATCGTGCCCATCCTGGTCGGCCGGCTCGGCCCCGCCCAGAGCCGGGCGGCCGCCGCCGCGCTGGCGCAGATCATCACCGAACGCACCCTGATCGTCGTCAGCACCGATTTCACACACTACGGCGCACGGTTCGGCTTCGCCCCCTTCGGCACGCGCCCGGACGAGGCGCGCAAGGAACAGATCCGCGAGCTGGACATGGGCGCCGTCGGCCGGGCCCGGGCGCTGGACGCCGCAGGATTCCTCGACTACACCGCCGCCGAGGCCCCCACCGTCTGCGGAAGCGACGCCGTCGGCGTGCTCCTGAACCTGTTCGCGCGGTGCGAGGGATGCCGGCCCGTCTTCCTGCAATGGGCGAACTCCGGCGACGTGACGGGCGGCTACAACGACTGCGTCAGCTACGTCGCCATGGCGTTCTACGCGCCGCCCGGGCCGCTGCGGCTCGTCCCCGACGCCCCCCCGCCGGGCCAGGAGCCGGCCCCGCTGGCCGACGACGACCGCCGCGCCCTCCTGCACCTGGCCCGCACGGCGATCGACCAGGCCGTGCGCGAGCGGCGTCTGCGCCCGCCCGAACCGGCAGCCCCCTCCGAGGCGCTGCGCCGCCCGGGCGCCGCCTTCGTCACGCTCACGCGGGACGGGCAACTGCGCGGCTGCATCGGCCACGTCGAGGCGGATGGCCCCCTGTGCGACTGCGTGGCCCGGATGGCCGTCCTGGCCGCCCTCCGCGACCCGCGCTTCCGCCCGGTCGCCCCCGACGAACTCGACGAACTGCGGATCGAGATCAGCGTGCTGACGCCGCTGACGCGCCTCCGGGACGTCGCCGACCTCCGCGTCGGGCGGGACGGCCTGGTCGTGGAGCGGAGGCCGGCACGCGGGCTGCTGCTGCCCCAGGTCGCCTCCGAGCACGGCTGGGACGCCCGGGAGTTCCTCCGCCAGACCTGCGCCAAGGCGGGCCTGCCCGAGGACGCGTGGCAGGACGCCGACGTGACCATCTACCGTTTTCAGGCCGAGGTCTTCAGCGAGGACCAGTTCGAACCCTGA